In Temnothorax longispinosus isolate EJ_2023e unplaced genomic scaffold, Tlon_JGU_v1 HiC_scaffold_728, whole genome shotgun sequence, the genomic window tgtGTACattacttctttattttacttctttcctaagtattttaaaaaatttatttaaattgtgtaaatattgtgtaaataCATTCCAAACATCCTTTTGAAAGTTACTTATAAGTTGAATCGTCTAAAAAAGACAGGCAGACATGACGAAATAAGGATTCCATATTAGCTACAGGACTCTACAACCAGAAAATTTTTGTCAAGCTATATATCGCTGAAAAGCTGACACCAAAAAGATACAAGTTGAAACTTACATATCGCTTATTCATCGTAATTTTCTCAGATTACTTTCTTAGTGTAATGAAGGTTTTgtaaaatcaaaaaaattacgaaagagAAATGTGCAAGTTTGAAGTTGTACTTTTTCCTAGTAGTGTATGtgctaataaaaaaacttacgGTCTATATTCTACGCTAGGGCGAAGAAATTCCAGCTGCGAGAAGTACTTCCATTCAACTGTATTGCTTGCAGCACTGCCACTGCGCTTGGATTTACTTTCTTCACCCAGCAGTCTGACAAAGCGATCtcttaatgttttaaatgttttttgacTATATCCATCCTGTACACCTGGAAAGTGATATAACAAAACTTAaatttgtgtgtgtgcgtgtatacTATGCCTATTTCaactgcgttccgatattaaTTGCCAGTACTGAAAGTCTGTAGTATACATGACATAAATTATGGATTTTTTGGAAGTGAATATCGAAACACAAGCTTTGTAAAGAGTTTTTGCTTACCTAAAATTACGTCAACTTCATTCCACAATGCTGACGTTGTTTTATAATGTCTTTCACTGTACGGCAGTAGTGTATTCCACAAAGGCTCTCTACAGAAAACTTCAGTGATAAGCAGTTCTTTTTGATCGTTTTCAGGAATTTCAGGACTTGATTGGCTTGAAGCATGCAAGCCTTCTGTTTCGCCTTGTGTTTCGCTGTCACGCATCGTACAGTTATAATAATGCGTTTTGGCAGCTGCGCTGCCTTCTAGAACTGCATCACAGTTATCACAGACCTGAAACAAGGGATGTAACATTTAATGTTTGCAATAATGGATGATCAAGCTTTAAACTTCGTACAAACAATACATTCGATGTTTTTACTTGCTCGTAATGACCCCAAATATATCGTTCTagttaaatttacatttgccAAAgacattttcataatatttgcATTGCA contains:
- the LOC139824971 gene encoding uncharacterized protein isoform X2 produces the protein MAQPTDKRTIFVCDNCDAVLEGSAAAKTHYYNCTMRDSETQGETEGLHASSQSSPEIPENDQKELLITEVFCREPLWNTLLPYSERHYKTTSALWNEVDVILGVQDGYSQKTFKTLRDRFVRLLGEESKSKRSGSAASNTVEWKYFSQLEFLRPSVEYRPVL
- the LOC139824971 gene encoding uncharacterized protein isoform X1, with amino-acid sequence MAQPTDKRTIFVCDNCDAVLEGSAAAKTHYYNCTMRDSETQGETEGLHASSQSSPEIPENDQKELLITEVFCREPLWNTLLPYSERHYKTTSALWNEVDVILGVQDGYSQKTFKTLRDRFVRLLGEESKSKRSGSAASNTVEWKYFSQLEFLRPSVEYRPTINSLSKSSLSKGSLSKSKRSIDIDTLGSNSSASKKKNKNVQPAESVKEDFESFCIKNIDPTVPDRIGSFILYLESEMRVLSNQAMKKLIRKITESLMQVQDESTT